CCCGTGCATTAAGACAGCGGTGCAGGGAAAGTGTGTGTTTTCGGAACAACGGGATTTCGGAACAATGGGTGTTTGTTTTCGGAATAACAGGCTATCGGTCTAATGGGCTTTCGGTCCAGTCGTgcatttttcggactattggaATAACGGGTTGTCGGAACAATGACATGGCACCTGCAGATCGCAGTCAGGTGCACCTTGCCAAGTGTGTCGGGAGCGTGCAAAATTCACTTTTGATCATTTTGTTACAGGCTCCCTTGGCGCACCTGTTGCCCATTTGACTTGGACACAGGGTGGGATCAGAAATAACACCTTATTATTCACATTATTATTAGAACATTATTCGAGCTATACCTGTCATGATGCGCCGACAGTTTGGGAAACATACCTGTTgatgtgcagaaaaaaaactgtaggCCCTATAGCTTATTtatcaaaacaacacatttgatgTCCTCATAAGCACGGAGGAGTTCTGTGGTTATTTTACAACAGACTGATGCTGGTTGCAAGAAAATGTAACCACTGGATCTTCCGTGCTTAAATGTGTTGCTTAACACTGTGCAACATTCATTCCAGTTAGAGACCGCAGATGAACAGATACCTGCTGCCATGTGGCTGTAAAGAGAATCACCAGTGTAAAGGAAAGGCCTTCAGTATAGTACTACTGTCATGACAGACGGACCTTTAGCATTTATTAAAAAATCACGTGCATGAATGATCGCACATTGCTAAGAACAATCCTTTGATAACGAATGTAATGTGGACATGGACAAAATTaaggaaaatatttaaaaacaccCACCAACTTAATGTTATAACGACACTGGGAGATAACCCAGAGCTTTCGTCGCAGGGAACCAAATTTTACACTCTGGCAAAGAGCAGGCATTACTAGAGTTTACGATCTCTTTGAGAATGGGAGATTTCTACAAATACTTACAGGTCAGACATTATGTGTATAAGAAAGCCAACTCGCTGGAATTTTCAAATGACTCTCATATGCTAGAGATGTTTCTTATGGACCAAAAAGGGCGAAAGCACTTTATATCTTAATTTTATTCAGAATTATTAAGTTTGAACTTGAACAAAGTTGCATGGTTAAGAACATCTTGGTGTACATTGCTCAAATGTGTGATGGATAATGATGTGTGGGATAAGGTCTTGCAGTTGCCTTCCAGAATTTCAATCTGTAATAGATATAAAGAGGCTGGAATATCACCgaattgtttaaaatgtaaaactcaTGTAGGTACTAGGCTGCATTGCTTGTGGGAATGCAACAAAATTCAGTTATTCTGGAGGGCAATATGCGCTAACATTAGTACAATAGGTCAACAGGTGTCAGCAAACCCACTTCTATGTCAGCTCGGAAGTGTCCCAAACTCTCTAAAACAATATGAGGAAGTGGTTCAATCGCTTATAATGCTGGCGAGGAAGGCCATCATGGTGAAGTAATGAAAGAATCCACTGGAATCATGGGAGTTCAATATAATCTGGACTTAAATGGATAATAACTGTGGACAAATGTTTGAATCGGGGACATTGGGCCTGAATCAGATCCACATACACAATTATTGACTTCATCATTTAATTTCACCATGCTTTCTTCTATATAAGTGCAGTGCCTCAATTTTATTTAtgctttatctttttttaaaatgtattcattatttttctttcttctttctcttttatgGACCAGTCTTTGCAACGTTATTGTATCATTGTATtgttgtttgtatgtttgttaaAAGTCGtatgaaataaaaagtaaaaaaaaaaaaaaaaaaaaaattatgtgcaAGGTTATTGGTGATGTCACAGCAATTAACTAAATCATACAACCAACCTAATTAATTTCTGTCCATGCAGCTATAACAGCATGTGTATTCGCAGGAATCCATCTCATCAAATAGGAATTGTCAAATAGAAATTATGTAAACGCATCGTAAACTACCAGAAAGAATTCAGCGAGTTAGCATACAGACACTTTTGACTGAAAAAAGGAACTTTGCTGATTTCCAGATGCCCATTTATAAGGATGCTAAATTTGAGGATGTTTCAACACTTTTTGAGTGACCTCATGGTGATTTATCAGCATCATTTAGGCTCTGATGCCTggaggttggcaagtatgctgatcaaccatacgcagtgcttgaagtggaaaaaaaataagtgccgGTACTCTCTTATTCATATGTTGGTATGTGTGTCGGctggtatcagcaatctcttgcgacttattcatttatccattatttctttaagcatgttataccgTGTCAGTCACAAttagctgtggttttattgctattattatattttgcCTACTATCTTCTATAATAGGCCTATAATAGTCCAATAATATTCATACTGAAACATTATaaggttaaggtggtgtgtttgtatgtagTGTTAATAGTTCAAGTGCTTTCCTGTCTTATTTGTAGTATTGcgctataatatattataggatgaaagtattaaaaaaagctACAGTAcaatatgtcatgaaaaaagtgataaagtcatagtatagtatgtgaaaaaagttataaaaaagtcatagtatagtatgtgaaaaaaGACAGAATATAGTTTGTCAGAAAAATTGActaataagtcatagtatagtatgtgaaaaagtgacaaaaaagtcatggtataataTGTCGAGAAAAAGGTCATTGTCTTTTTTCAATATATTGAAAAAAGTGATGATaaattcatagtataatatgtcgaaaaaattgattaataagtcatagtatggaaaaaaaagtaataaattaaagctgcaagcagcgttgAACGGGCACCCCTCACCTGCTGCTGTGCATTTCCATGAAAGTCGGACACCATGCAACAGTTAGAGGGTATTTTCTGTGTGGAGCGCGTGGTGCTAAAGACATGTCAAGTTTGGGActgattggacaatgtatagtcaattttcaacaacttcctgtttcctgtaggtggcgctatgaccttcactcataatggcacatattgtgtcttcaggcctggactcttatccagcttgtgaaatttggggcagattggactatgtaaagtcaagttATATCCTCCTGTGTCATGTTAAAACATTGAAATTCAAAAAAGTgataaataagtcatagtatagtgtgtcaaaaaaaagtaatagtatatagtatgttgaaaaaagtgatacaaaagtcatagtatagtatgtcgaaaaaaagtcatattattgtatgttgaaaaaagtgataaaaagtcatagtatattatgtccaaaaaagttataatttagtatttcgaaaaaagttatacaaaaattcatagtatactatgtcgtaaaaatttataaaaaaaagtcatactattgtTAAGTCCCCTTTTGTGTAAATCGAAGTAAAGAGAGAACAACACGACAATTAAAAGAAGATGGGAGTCAAAGTTGAGGTGAAAAAGAACAAGGTTGatttatttacacaaaaaaGGTGGGGGAGGATGGGACAAGGTGGTTGTGCCAGATAAACagaaattaagaaaacaaaactaggCCTAACTAATGGCTATCTCATAATACAAAACTGCAAAAAGAGCACCAAAGGTGACACCAAACAGTAGCCTAGTGTTTCTATACAAAAAACTAACATCTTTCTAACATCTTTAACACGTTTTTCAAGCTCAAACAATGCAGTACAACTCAGCAGAAAGGGCATGGCCAGAATTCTGAAGGCGGGCCCTTTTTATTGAAAACCCTCGATGCTGATTGACCAACTCCACGCCTGAAGGAACCTATGGGCTACATGACCAGACTGCACAGGTGGATTTCAATCATGTAGTTGGCACCTGGAGAGAAACAcaaaggaggggaggagaaaaaatgtcaaaaaagtcatagtttagtatttcgaataaagtgatgaaaaagtcatagtttagtatgttgaaGAAAGTGAcgaaaaagtcattgtatagtatgtccaaaaaagtcagtatagtatgttggaaaaagtggtaaaaaagtcatagtatagtatgtcaaaaattgATTACAAAGTGAAATATCGTATATCGATAAAAAGTGGTAAAAAAGTCAGATtacagtatgtcgaagaaagtggaaaaaaaagtcatggtatagtatataaaaaaagtggtaaaaaagtcatagtattgtatgtcgaaaaaagtgaaaaaaaaatcatagtatagtatgtcgaaaaaagacaaagtatagtatgttggaaaaagtggtaaaaaggtcatagtatagtatgtcgaaaaaagtcatagtatagtatgtcaaaaaaattggtaaaaaggtcatagtatagtatatggaaagaagtcatagtatagtatgttgaaaaaaagtcatagtatagtttatcAAAAAAAGTGGTAAAAATTGAATAAAAAGTCAGattacagtatgtcgaaaaaaatttataaaaagtcagattacagtatgttgaaaaaagtgatgaaaaagtcagagtacagtatgtcaaaaaacgtggtaaaaaagtcagagtatagtatttcgaacaaagtcatattatagtatgtcgaaaaaattggTGAAAAAGTATGTTGAAGAAATTAATTACTAAATTACAAaacttgatttacaatatgctgaaaagttattatggaatttttcccttatgatgccaaaaacgttctgcctaccctcggagtgaggagtcagcagtcaatgactgtataaaacagtcattaaaatatgttttcaataaaatatgttttcagaaaGTGTGAATTACTGCAACCACGGGAAGTCCTTGAGCATGCAGTCATAAGCGAGCACAAAAAGAAATTAGGCTGATGATTCCAGTAGTATGTGAGATTAGACGTGGACAGACACATAGATGCACACagacgcatgcacacacatcacCGAAGACATAATCTCCTGGTGAAGATAATAACTGTGAAGTGATGCATTAAAACGTAAAATCATTGGGACCTCTTTCCTTTCCAAGCAGAAGTActtcaattatcaaaatgtgTGTTGATTTAGAAGACATTGTGAgctattgttttttatgtttatatttaagtttATGTTATCCTTAACTTCTACAGTCTTTTCAGTCATGCCAGACCCCATGACTCCATCACTACTATTGTATCTTTCAACAAGGTTTCAACCCAAAGAAGTTTCTTTATAATTTGAGAGGAGATCCAGACATATCTGCCTGAATTTTGGgaactgtataaaatgatgcacaaaacGTGTGGAATATTTTAACTTAATGTAATACTGCAGCcataaaaacatgacatttccCTTTTGTGgaagattttttgtttttcagtttaaaTCTGGGatataaaaactaaagaaaagaaGTCActtaagaaataataaaaacatggcTTTCTGCCACTTGAGATTACTAAATGAAGTGTTTTTCATGTTGGAGTCTCAAATAAGATCATGTTTTTGGTAAATTAATTGATCAATTTGACCTTTTTCTTACATATCATTGACTGCTAAAATGTGTAATCTGCTCCTGCCTGGGGTCCAAAAGCAGAAAACAGAACCCACATCTTACACAAACCATAGTTCGTTTTGAGCAATAACTGCCACTTCCAGTTGAGCTGAATTTGCCAACAAGTCCTGGGTGAGCTGTATGCCATATTAGGATGAAGGTTAGTTGGCTTTCCCACCTATATAAGATGGAGCACACACTGTTCCCCCAGGCATAGTCTTGGTCTGCCCCTGCTGTGCTATAACCAGCCATGATGCTCCTCCAGACTGCTGTGCTCAGCGTCCTCTTCTGCTCTGTCTACAGCTTCACTATACCGGTAAGCATCAGCAGACACATTAATATGGACAGACGGACACTTATTTTCTCTATAATTAGATCATTTTCTATGACACAATTTGAAATTAAATGTGATGCATTGTCAAATATTACAGTCAAATTCATTTTTTCTTCAATAATATATTATGATCAGCAGTATATTGACTGACTATTTAActatcaagtcaagtcaatttgaCTGACTgctcaacatacagtatagggGAACTTTTTGGTAactcttcattttacaggtccgcaaatttcacggtcattaggtgataattagcaagtaacctatttgaaatttctttggaattactgccatattaccccaatatttacctaaaaaatcatcaaaaattactttattataaacattatttaataatgatatgctaaaatagcatataatggttcaaatagggcccttaggcttgagaagcatctgtgcgctgctcttcatcagaggtggaaaactaaaagaagacacttctgatcaggcacaaatctcagcACTGAGTGATTTATTGtcgacacaaatgtaacctggtagctaatataatgattcagggagttttttaagaaatttcaaacaagttatttgataattattatctatttatcagcagacatggaaataaagcatatccattaactttgttttcttttcctggaaatgtattaaataaattgccagctattgggaaatagcggaatataattattaaataatgtttataataaagtcattttcaactaattttgaggtaaatattgggttaatttggcagtaaataggttacttgctaattatcacctaattaccatgaaattggTGTTAgtgaacttttttttattaattgtggGGATATTGACATGGAAACTGTttctaaaaaaagacaatttggTAAATAGCAAAAAGCGAAATGGCTTTATACTTTGTTGATTGCATTACATTCTAATCCAATGCAGGAATGCACACATTTTGCTTTCTCTACCTTGAAAGTTGTAtgttacaattttgaaaaaggaATAGCTTTCAAAGTTTCCACCATGCCCCCTATGCTATTTCTATGGGACCTGCACCTCCTACAGTAGTCTCAAACTGAAGTCAAATCTCTGCTGGAACTAAACTCTATCTGAACTCAGAAGCAAATTTACACATATTTAATTCAGTGGCTGCATAACCATTCAACTGTTTTTAACCAacttttactctgactaattaCAGGCTGGTTTTGAAAAGAGCGAGGAGCACTCTGGTAAGACATGGCTACTTTTCAGACAGTAACACTCTGTAAATATATAGTCGTACATAATATAACTGATGCATGAACAAATTGTTTCTATTCAACAGGCAACAACGTTGAGGAACGTGATATGGGTATCTCCGCGCTGTTGGAGAAAGCCAATATCAATGTTGGTATGTTCATCTCAAGTGCTTTAATTATCCCTTTGGTGAAATGATCATTTCAGCAGAAATGTACAGTAGTAATAATCTAACCttaaatatagaataaaagtatttgtaacacttcattttacaggtccgcaaattttatggtaattaggtgataatttgCAAGTAACTTAtctgaaatttctttggaatttctgccaaattaccccaatacttacctcaaaatgtaccgaaaattactttattataaacattatttaataattatattccgctatttcccaatagctggtaatttagaagctttatttccatgtctgctggtaaatagataataattagcaaataactttttttaaattccttAAAAAAACTCcatgaatcatgacattagctaccaggttacatttgtgtagacaataagtcacacaattgTGCGATTTTTgactgatcagaagtgtcttctattagttttccacctccgatgaagagcagccgcttctcaagcctaagggccctattttaaccattatatgcttttttagcatataattattaaatcatgtttataataaagtaattttcgatacaatttgaggtatatattggagtaatttggcagtaattccaaagaaatttcaaataggttacttgctaattatcacctaattaccatgaaatttgcggacctctAACATGAAATGTTACCAAAGTATTCATTAAAACATTAGCAATTATACATAATGCTGGTGTTGGAGTACTGAAAGTAGGTTATACAGCAGAGAGATACTGCTTTCTAAACAGAACCATCAGTTTGGACAGAGAGGTTGTCGGCCTGTCAGACCCAGATTTGACCTGCTGCCTTTAACACAGTAGCTAAATCAAGAAAATGAAATGCAGCATCATCCTCGTGTCATTTTGCAGGAAAGGACTTTGATGACCCTCTGGTGCTGGATGGAGACATAGCAGTGCCAACAGGTCTACAGAACGCTGATCCCTGCACAGCACGAGGGTGCCTGTGGCCCAAAGCCACCGATGGCACCGTCTACGTACCCTACCAGATCTCCAACCAGTACAGTAAGTAGCCTACTGAAGGCAGCGCTTTTATTTTGGTTCTGTAGGCTATTAGTGCTCATAAGTTACCAATatcacatgcacactttatatatgtattttagtaGTAGCATTACTAAactagtagtagaagcagtaaATAGTAGTAGGCCTAGTAGCAGTAGGCctatagtggtagtagtagaagtaaaaAGGCCAGAAATAAAGGTAATAGTAGCAATAGCAGTTGTAGatctagtggtagtagtagtagcattagcagcagtggtagtaacagtagtagtagtagtaggccCAGTAGTATTAGTCGTATgtatagtagcagtagcaataGTATAGcaatagcagcagtagtagtagtcatagtaggccaggtagtagtagtatgtaggctatagtagcagtagcaataGTATAGcaatagcagcagtagtagtagtagtaggcatagtagtagtagtgtggCTTAATAATATATGCACTTTCTTACAAAGTTTTTAACGGTGTTTTAAACAAGTAAAAACAgcaatttatttgttttaagagTATGTAggctatagtagtagtagtaatagtatagtaattgcagcagcagcagtagtagctaTAGGCtcatagtagtagcagtaataggcCTACTAGTCActtaatagtaatagtagtatagtagtagtataatagTATACTAGCAGAGTAATTGATTTAATATGATATAttgtataatatttaatatttaatatgatGGCAGACTGATGTAGAAGATGACAGCAATAAAACCAACTAAACtgataataaatgtttttttgtttttttactgtcaaGGCAGCCGTGAGAGACAGACCATCATCCAAGGTCTGAATTCATTTGCTCAGTCCACCTGCATCCGCTTCTTCCAACGCACCAATCGGCAGCGGGACTTTGTGGATATCCAGTCGCGCTCAGGGTATGGACCACACAATACATACCACATAATGGCAAGCTGTTTCAACATTTAATCAAACCACACACATTTTAGATATCCATGATAGCATTTCTCCCAGTCAACATTGTATTCTCAATTGACAATTGTGGAGAGGAAGAATGTCATTGTGGATAACTGGAATGTtcatcccggacgagcccccagtGTTACCTTTCCAGCTTCTCAGCTCCGAACCGTACTTGGGAGTTTTCCTGGACTTGGCTAACTAAATTTAGCCTAGCCTGGCTCGTAATTGGTAACAGATTTCTTGAGTCAATTCTGCTGTGATGACCAGCACTTTTATTCGAATAACGGACGTAACATAAATCAGCGTCAGAACATAAATGCACCTCCTCTCTGTAACACTGCAACGGTAACTGACTTCTATACTTCACTGTGGCTCTGGCTAACTAACGCACACTTCATCTCTCGTCTCTGTccatcacaacaacacagaccAGCACTTCCGCTCGACTACGTCACACACAGGTTACCCACAAGGCCACACCTTAAAGAGACAGGGCTTGACTCGTAACACTAGGAAGGACTGACTTACGGATATCTGCACTAAACTTAAAGACTCATAGACCCTATTGACACAAAG
This window of the Sebastes fasciatus isolate fSebFas1 chromosome 2, fSebFas1.pri, whole genome shotgun sequence genome carries:
- the LOC141782907 gene encoding low choriolytic enzyme-like isoform X2; translation: MMLLQTAVLSVLFCSVYSFTIPAGFEKSEEHSGNNVEERDMGISALLEKANINVGKDFDDPLVLDGDIAVPTGLQNADPCTARGCLWPKATDGTVYVPYQISNQYSSRERQTIIQGLNSFAQSTCIRFFQRTNRQRDFVDIQSRSGCFSYIGRTGRGQIVSLSRQGCVFRQIIQHELLHALGFNHEQTRSDRDNNVRIQLQNVIRGQERNFDKVQTNNLGTPYDYNSVMQYGRFAFSRNRQPTIVPIPNPNAVIGEATEMSANDILRVNRLYRCSNASTLDPEPVQRKHFH